The following coding sequences are from one Zalophus californianus isolate mZalCal1 chromosome 5, mZalCal1.pri.v2, whole genome shotgun sequence window:
- the LOC113928477 gene encoding annexin-2 receptor, with translation MERFLGSVKGVWDSTEVAPEPQPPSVLCSEDSGPRLLPFYPVLGESPGHGGGLDSRLLSSPCWRLRWVYLQNDVCPRAQSTLERRPALPTVSFGPGTQKKPEASSGEMDPEEEPEPLTHQQLPSTRTTHLATHSWTGRPDSGHPSQQEHPRPRLRAWGRHVRVFSGCLEWIGHTVYSMSYRCCPCIFGSKEF, from the coding sequence ATGGAGCGTTTTCTTGGCAGTGTGAAAGGGGTTTGGGATTCCACCGAGGTGGCACCAGAGCCCCAGCCTCCATCTGTGCTGTGCTCAGAAGATTCTGGGCCTCGCCTGCTCCCTTTCTATCCTGTGCTGGGAGAGTCCCCAGGCCACGGTGGTGGTTTGGACTCGCGACTGCTTTCCAGCCCTTGTTGGCGGCTTCGCTGGGTCTACCTGCAAAACGACGTCTGTCCCAGAGCCCAGAGCACCTTGGAACGAAGACCCGCTCTGCCTACTGTGAGCTTCGGGCCCGGGACACAGAAGAAGCCAGAAGCATCCTCAGGAGAGATGGACCCTGAAGAAGAGCCTGAGCCACTCACCCACCAGCAGCTTCCCTCCACCAGGACGACCCACCTGGCCACACACAGCTGGACAGGGAGACCTGACAGTGGGCATCCTTCACAGCAGGAACACCCCAGACCTCGCCTCCGCGCCTGGGGGAGGCACGTCCGGGTGTTCTCAGGCTGCCTGGAGTGGATTGGTCACACCGTGTACAGCATGAGTTACCGCTGTTGCCCCTGCATCTTTGGGTCTAAGGAGTTCTGA